A section of the Hirschia baltica ATCC 49814 genome encodes:
- the trpC gene encoding indole-3-glycerol phosphate synthase TrpC, whose amino-acid sequence MKTALDKIIDYKREEVASLKIKLSASTLHSDALRRTPPRGFAQQMLSIAKTDENALICEIKRKSPSAGNINTLKNPILAAQSYVDGGAACISVLTDGPSFGGSLEDMIAVRDAVSIPVLRKDFMIDEIQILEARAAGADAILLIMSVLDKEHALSLHQCAEDLGMSILLEAHNEAELEQALSLPSPLVGVNNRDLKRMVTELETTERLSSMVPTDKLLISESGIKTTEDIHRLRKTGARGFLIGESLMKSEDIVKSVRELRDIK is encoded by the coding sequence ATGAAGACCGCACTCGATAAAATTATTGACTACAAACGAGAAGAAGTAGCATCTTTAAAGATCAAACTATCAGCAAGTACTCTTCACTCAGATGCCCTGCGACGGACGCCTCCTAGAGGTTTTGCACAACAGATGTTGTCCATTGCCAAAACTGACGAAAATGCTCTGATATGCGAGATAAAGCGAAAGAGCCCATCTGCAGGCAATATAAACACGCTAAAAAACCCAATTTTAGCGGCTCAATCATATGTTGATGGCGGCGCTGCTTGCATTTCCGTACTCACGGATGGCCCAAGTTTTGGCGGTTCCCTCGAAGATATGATTGCTGTTAGAGATGCTGTATCAATCCCAGTCCTTCGCAAAGATTTTATGATTGATGAAATTCAAATATTAGAAGCCCGTGCAGCAGGTGCTGACGCTATTCTTCTGATCATGTCTGTTTTAGATAAAGAGCACGCTTTGAGTCTGCATCAATGTGCTGAAGACCTAGGTATGTCTATATTATTAGAGGCACATAATGAGGCTGAATTAGAACAAGCCCTGTCACTTCCCTCTCCACTCGTTGGGGTCAATAACCGTGACCTTAAGAGAATGGTGACTGAATTAGAGACGACGGAACGTTTATCTTCCATGGTGCCAACAGACAAATTACTGATTTCAGAAAGTGGAATTAAAACCACGGAAGATATACATCGTCTCCGTAAAACAGGAGCACGTGGTTTTTTGATTGGAGAAAGTCTCATGAAATCAGAAGACATAGTTAAAAGTGTTCGAGAACTTCGCGATATAAAGTAA
- a CDS encoding ComEC/Rec2 family competence protein, translating into MKFFEHFSEQHALRISLLYPLCLMSGIAVYLELDHEPSWRFVIFCSIGVVFVLKVSVLFGKHFINLLLFFALWFLAGVTVIKARTSIVSAPKIEYNIGPVTVEGELVQIENGAKGNRLRIRVGAISNLPKRDTPEFVRVTQKFETNLWPGRSVSCYVFLSPPPKPLIAGDYNFNRQAFFEKLGGVGFVLGRCKPINTSSVEERDLIARIAIRVDAIRRSISVYIHDLLGHVSGGMATAMITGERSFLSLEDQDTLRSVGLAHLLAISGLHMGLAAGVFFALFRFIIPWFEFAALRIPAQKLSALAAIIGSSTYLFLSGASVATQRAYIMAMVALIAVLIDRPAFSVRSLAVAMVVVICIQPETVVSPGFQMSFAATAALIALYENWPIQKSNNLVGRFWGWLIAVFGTSVTASIATAPFAAFHFGRIAPLSILSNLVVMPIISLWAAPSAAFAMILTPFGWQEPMLHSFGVSLEVVLKISRFFQEHSPDGNLASFQVPTFILLIASGLLIILLKKYYKIIGAFCLILALASVYWQRNPIIYVDKDLIIYAKEASHWIRILPENMKKSGLVPLKLKDEMLEEPIFLKNNVPVNVSNDDYRIEVTEHKCGVYPEEEAPFFLRVHASKEEICLPISTSYIQKGISVTKRRENFYIKYFPSQNRPWN; encoded by the coding sequence ATGAAGTTCTTTGAGCATTTTAGTGAGCAGCATGCGTTAAGAATATCACTTTTATATCCACTCTGTCTCATGTCAGGAATCGCTGTTTATTTAGAGCTAGATCACGAACCTTCATGGCGGTTCGTCATTTTTTGCTCAATTGGTGTGGTTTTTGTCCTCAAAGTTTCAGTTTTATTTGGTAAGCATTTTATCAATCTTTTGCTATTTTTTGCATTGTGGTTTCTAGCTGGTGTTACTGTTATTAAAGCGCGAACATCAATCGTTAGCGCGCCTAAAATTGAATACAATATCGGTCCGGTAACGGTCGAGGGAGAGCTGGTTCAAATTGAAAATGGGGCAAAGGGAAATCGATTAAGAATACGAGTTGGTGCGATTTCTAATTTGCCCAAAAGAGATACGCCCGAATTTGTTCGCGTCACACAGAAATTTGAGACAAATTTGTGGCCTGGACGATCTGTCAGCTGTTATGTGTTTTTGTCTCCACCACCAAAACCTTTGATCGCCGGTGATTATAATTTCAATCGACAGGCATTTTTTGAAAAATTGGGAGGTGTTGGTTTTGTTCTTGGACGTTGTAAACCGATAAATACGTCAAGTGTCGAAGAGCGGGACTTAATCGCACGTATAGCGATCCGCGTGGATGCGATTAGACGATCAATATCTGTATATATTCACGATTTATTGGGCCATGTGTCTGGTGGAATGGCAACTGCTATGATTACGGGCGAGCGTAGTTTTCTTAGCCTTGAAGACCAAGATACTTTGCGCTCAGTTGGGCTCGCGCACCTATTAGCTATATCAGGCTTGCACATGGGGTTAGCTGCCGGTGTGTTTTTCGCATTGTTTCGGTTTATTATACCATGGTTTGAATTTGCAGCATTGCGAATACCTGCTCAGAAATTATCAGCTTTAGCCGCGATCATTGGTTCATCGACCTATTTGTTTCTTTCAGGGGCTTCGGTAGCCACTCAGCGGGCTTATATCATGGCGATGGTGGCCCTCATTGCGGTCCTTATTGATCGTCCAGCATTCTCGGTGAGGAGTTTGGCAGTGGCAATGGTGGTTGTGATATGCATTCAGCCTGAAACCGTCGTTAGCCCCGGGTTTCAAATGTCATTTGCCGCGACAGCAGCGCTAATCGCGTTGTATGAAAATTGGCCAATTCAAAAATCTAATAATTTAGTTGGACGGTTTTGGGGGTGGTTAATCGCCGTTTTTGGTACATCAGTCACCGCTTCCATCGCGACAGCTCCATTTGCTGCTTTTCATTTCGGGCGCATCGCACCGCTAAGTATATTATCGAACCTAGTCGTCATGCCCATCATCTCGCTTTGGGCAGCTCCATCAGCAGCGTTTGCGATGATTTTAACTCCATTTGGCTGGCAAGAGCCAATGCTTCACAGTTTTGGCGTGTCCCTAGAGGTTGTTTTAAAGATATCGCGCTTTTTTCAAGAGCATTCACCAGATGGAAACCTAGCTTCATTTCAGGTTCCAACATTTATTCTGTTGATAGCAAGCGGATTGCTCATCATTCTTTTGAAAAAGTATTACAAAATTATTGGAGCATTTTGCCTCATATTAGCTCTCGCTTCTGTTTATTGGCAGAGAAACCCGATAATTTATGTGGATAAAGACTTAATTATATATGCGAAAGAGGCCTCACATTGGATTAGAATACTGCCTGAAAACATGAAAAAATCAGGTTTAGTTCCGTTAAAACTCAAAGACGAAATGCTCGAAGAACCAATATTTTTAAAAAATAATGTGCCAGTAAATGTTAGCAATGATGACTATCGTATCGAAGTGACCGAGCATAAGTGCGGCGTATATCCAGAAGAGGAAGCACCGTTCTTTCTTCGAGTTCATGCAAGCAAAGAGGAAATATGCTTACCCATTTCAACTTCATATATTCAAAAAGGGATAAGCGTGACCAAGCGTAGGGAAAATTTTTATATAAAATATTTCCCTAGTCAAAATCGCCCTTGGAACTAA
- the trpE gene encoding anthranilate synthase component I, whose amino-acid sequence MTRTANKPSSLVKLKIRRRLDDIETPVSAMLKLDPNNAGTFLFESVLGGEQRGRYSFIGTRPNLWWKVEDGVALTSDTNTFENVLHRSTDPMQDVRRFINLCEVDIDESEDLPPMIAGAFGYLGYDMIRYVETLPTAPEDSLQVPEAVLMRPAVILIFDSVKQEIILATPITEDEKTADALLDEIETLLDAPLGVHRPVDREIEPIEFSSNTTPSRYSEIVKKAQDYIRAGDIFQVVPSQRFSTDFDVSPFALYRALRRLNPSPFLFFVNLGDFQVIGSSPEILVRLRNDTVSIRPIAGTLPRGKTPEEDISNEKTLLADPKELAEHLMLLDLGRNDVGRVAQYGSVEVTEQFIIERYSHVMHIVSNVEGKLRDGEDAVSALMAGFPAGTVSGAPKIRAMEIINELESNKRGVYGGGIGYFGSDGNMDMCIALRTAVIKDKKLHVQAGGGVVLDSDPDKEFQETVHKASALFRAAEDAARYEGGNK is encoded by the coding sequence ATGACCCGAACAGCCAATAAGCCTTCTTCACTAGTGAAGCTGAAAATTCGTCGACGTTTGGACGATATTGAAACGCCAGTATCTGCCATGCTCAAGCTGGACCCAAACAATGCCGGAACGTTTTTGTTTGAATCAGTTCTAGGCGGTGAACAAAGAGGTCGCTATTCTTTTATCGGAACGAGACCAAATTTGTGGTGGAAAGTTGAGGACGGAGTCGCTCTCACATCAGACACCAACACTTTTGAGAATGTCCTGCATAGATCAACAGATCCAATGCAGGATGTGAGGCGCTTCATAAATTTATGTGAAGTCGATATTGATGAAAGTGAAGATTTACCACCAATGATCGCCGGTGCTTTTGGCTATTTGGGGTATGATATGATCCGGTATGTCGAAACTCTTCCAACAGCTCCAGAAGATTCCTTACAGGTGCCTGAAGCAGTCTTAATGCGCCCCGCTGTCATCCTTATCTTTGATTCGGTTAAACAAGAAATTATTCTCGCGACCCCAATTACCGAGGACGAAAAAACTGCTGACGCTTTATTAGATGAGATAGAAACACTTCTAGATGCGCCATTGGGCGTGCACAGACCGGTAGACCGTGAGATCGAACCGATTGAGTTCTCTTCAAACACTACACCATCTCGTTATTCAGAAATCGTTAAAAAGGCACAAGACTATATCCGAGCTGGAGACATCTTCCAGGTCGTTCCAAGTCAGCGTTTCTCAACCGATTTTGATGTCTCACCTTTTGCATTGTATAGAGCTCTTAGACGGTTAAACCCTTCCCCTTTCCTGTTTTTCGTCAATCTAGGCGATTTTCAAGTCATTGGATCTAGCCCTGAAATTTTGGTTCGACTTCGCAATGATACAGTCTCGATAAGACCGATTGCCGGCACACTTCCTCGTGGGAAAACGCCAGAAGAAGACATTTCAAACGAAAAGACATTACTCGCGGACCCAAAAGAACTTGCAGAGCATTTGATGCTTCTTGATCTTGGGCGTAATGATGTTGGCAGAGTTGCTCAATACGGTAGTGTCGAGGTAACAGAACAATTCATTATTGAGCGTTATTCTCATGTGATGCACATTGTTTCAAATGTTGAAGGTAAATTACGTGATGGCGAAGATGCAGTGTCTGCTTTAATGGCGGGATTTCCTGCTGGCACCGTATCTGGGGCCCCAAAAATACGGGCTATGGAAATCATCAATGAGCTGGAGTCCAACAAGCGCGGCGTTTATGGCGGCGGTATTGGATATTTTGGGTCTGATGGCAATATGGATATGTGTATTGCATTGAGAACTGCAGTCATCAAAGATAAAAAACTACACGTGCAAGCGGGGGGTGGTGTCGTTCTCGACAGTGATCCAGACAAAGAATTCCAAGAAACAGTTCACAAGGCAAGTGCACTTTTTAGAGCTGCTGAAGATGCTGCCCGTTATGAAGGAGGCAACAAATGA
- the trpD gene encoding anthranilate phosphoribosyltransferase, producing the protein MSEVVKLTVSQLVDRQAPSQDLIKQSFDEILSGNVDPILISAFLVGLRIKGESVDDIHAAASVMREHSTKVRAPDDVVDTCGTGGLPFKTLNTSTASAIVTAGAGGRVAKHGNRSTPPKTGSADVLETLGVRLDISPEQFDECLKHARVGFMFARQHHTAMRHVAPVRQALSTRTIFNVLGPLTNPANAKYQVLGVFSKEWLNPLAQVLQRLGTKKAWIVHGEDGLDEISITGTTHAIEITPTTITPFSIHPDDVGLKISSFEELKGGNSLENADAIRRLLEGEKFAFRNVVAMNAGAALYVSQKANTHKEGVEMALESIDSGRALDTLKALIKYSNKDS; encoded by the coding sequence ATGAGCGAAGTCGTCAAACTGACTGTCTCCCAACTTGTGGATCGTCAGGCTCCATCACAGGATTTGATAAAACAGTCCTTTGATGAAATCCTAAGCGGTAATGTCGACCCAATTCTAATTTCAGCTTTCCTTGTTGGGCTTAGAATAAAAGGTGAAAGTGTTGATGACATTCATGCAGCAGCATCAGTTATGCGCGAGCATTCAACCAAAGTCCGCGCACCAGATGATGTTGTTGATACATGCGGAACTGGCGGCCTACCATTTAAAACCCTAAACACATCTACTGCTTCAGCTATAGTGACTGCAGGCGCTGGTGGCCGTGTTGCTAAACATGGTAATAGATCCACACCACCCAAAACAGGCTCTGCCGATGTTTTAGAGACCTTGGGCGTACGTCTAGATATTTCCCCAGAGCAGTTCGATGAATGTTTAAAGCATGCGCGTGTTGGTTTTATGTTTGCGCGGCAACACCATACTGCCATGCGTCATGTCGCGCCTGTTCGCCAAGCACTTTCAACCAGAACTATTTTTAATGTTTTGGGCCCCTTAACAAATCCGGCAAATGCAAAATATCAAGTGCTTGGTGTGTTCAGTAAAGAGTGGCTTAATCCCCTCGCCCAAGTGCTACAACGCTTAGGCACAAAGAAAGCATGGATTGTACATGGTGAGGATGGACTTGACGAAATTTCTATAACTGGAACCACCCACGCTATCGAAATTACCCCAACAACAATCACACCCTTTTCAATTCATCCAGATGATGTTGGTTTGAAAATTTCATCATTTGAAGAATTAAAAGGCGGTAATAGCCTAGAAAATGCTGATGCTATTAGAAGACTATTAGAGGGCGAAAAATTTGCTTTTAGAAATGTCGTCGCGATGAATGCGGGAGCTGCATTGTACGTTTCTCAAAAAGCGAATACTCATAAAGAAGGTGTAGAAATGGCACTGGAATCTATAGATTCAGGTCGAGCTTTAGACACTCTAAAAGCGCTTATTAAATACTCGAATAAAGATAGTTAG
- the lexA gene encoding transcriptional repressor LexA: MLTNKQRELLLFIHQRIKETGVSPSFDEMKSALDLASKSGIHRLITALEERGFLRRLPHRARAIEVLKLPESATPSAPPLGRSSFKPAIVSRDGVSSKNVANDTIPVLGRIAAGVPIAAIQNETDRITAPTLGMNSDQHFALEVQGDSMIEAGILDGDIVILKKGDTAISGEIVVALVNEEEATLKRIRKRNGSIALEAANPAYETRIFGPDKVRVQGKLVALVRQYH, encoded by the coding sequence ATGCTTACGAACAAACAACGCGAACTTCTTTTGTTCATTCATCAACGTATAAAAGAAACGGGGGTATCGCCCTCATTTGATGAAATGAAATCAGCGTTGGACCTTGCCTCCAAATCAGGCATTCATAGGCTAATTACTGCTCTGGAAGAGCGTGGTTTTTTAAGACGTCTTCCCCACCGTGCACGCGCAATAGAAGTCTTAAAACTTCCCGAAAGTGCTACACCTTCCGCGCCCCCTCTGGGACGTTCCAGTTTCAAACCAGCTATCGTCAGCAGAGATGGTGTATCGTCTAAAAACGTAGCTAATGATACAATTCCAGTTCTTGGTCGTATCGCTGCTGGTGTTCCGATCGCTGCGATTCAGAATGAAACTGATAGAATTACAGCACCTACTCTTGGGATGAATTCTGATCAGCATTTCGCGTTGGAAGTCCAAGGGGATTCCATGATCGAAGCAGGTATTCTTGATGGTGACATCGTCATTTTGAAAAAAGGTGACACTGCTATTTCTGGAGAAATCGTTGTCGCTCTCGTTAACGAGGAAGAAGCGACTTTAAAAAGAATTCGAAAACGCAATGGCTCAATTGCCTTGGAAGCTGCTAATCCAGCATACGAGACAAGGATTTTCGGACCGGACAAAGTTCGCGTACAAGGAAAGCTAGTCGCACTCGTGCGTCAGTACCATTAA
- the secG gene encoding preprotein translocase subunit SecG, with amino-acid sequence MENALLALSLLSCIALIVTVLLQRSEGGALGMGGGGGGGLVSGRGAADTLVRATMILAAIFFITSLALTRINYEHSKDNSDVTRTLEETGGSLLDDVLGETSSTEGTTTNPTDLISEALSEESDTVPTESELSDSSEDVSDGTDNTANPSTSSENQ; translated from the coding sequence ATGGAAAATGCTTTACTCGCCCTCAGCTTGCTTTCTTGCATAGCTTTAATTGTAACTGTGTTGCTGCAGCGTTCTGAAGGTGGAGCGCTTGGTATGGGCGGCGGCGGAGGTGGCGGTCTAGTATCTGGGCGCGGAGCTGCTGATACGCTTGTTCGTGCGACCATGATACTAGCAGCTATATTTTTCATCACGAGTTTAGCACTCACCCGAATTAATTATGAGCACTCCAAAGATAATTCGGATGTTACACGTACTTTGGAAGAAACAGGTGGCTCTCTTCTTGATGATGTTCTTGGTGAAACATCTTCAACAGAAGGAACAACGACAAATCCAACCGATTTGATATCTGAAGCGCTTTCAGAAGAATCAGACACAGTTCCTACAGAAAGCGAATTGTCTGATTCCTCGGAAGATGTATCAGATGGTACAGATAATACTGCAAACCCTTCGACCTCTTCTGAAAACCAATAG
- a CDS encoding peptidylprolyl isomerase, translating to MLSIVRRMVRSKLMLVVIGLLIVGLAGMGLPDMFSSSEPRGMISAGDRFIVKRDIDNRIDTYLRSVRESEGRTISRQEAAKAGVIQQILQSVASETALLAFADKEKISASRYAVTDMVVNAPRFKNAVTGEFDDASFKDFARLQGLSVRQLETNLKESFTREYIADAVSTGVNTPDALGKVWITSQSEQREFSYVKIPNDVSDEGILPTDEEVAAFYEENKTAFTQPKRKALSILSISPIDFIGSVEIPETVLKDEYDLRIKEFSSPESREIKEFSSSDRRLVQQAVDEIGAGGDVETVLSSLPDLVVTTKIVTRDQISDEEYAKTAFIVPEDTHFGVFELGEGNWTGAYVDTIYPGTPKPFETVSDQIFTELATVAAEQIFERKQEEMFDFVGGGFNLEEAADALGVPLMKYSAIDAQGRTEEGHLLGGIVFRPDAMETIQSLDFEDEMSEILDDANNGIYVIRLDTVEEGFIPELADVKSLATESYKIYQASQASEKLANDLLDRAKALDDLSEAASELGLDYVKPEQNLNRREAPEGVTRSMAYQLLGAKAGDYVVASEQDGSKTVLHLENVSNLEPEMLETLASSGKRAVSESLEADIQRAFVEAVMEDAKIEVNNNAVSEYIQSMASPQ from the coding sequence ATGCTGTCTATCGTCCGCCGTATGGTACGGTCAAAACTAATGTTGGTCGTGATCGGTTTACTTATCGTTGGACTAGCCGGAATGGGGTTGCCCGACATGTTTTCCTCTTCTGAACCTAGAGGAATGATCAGCGCAGGTGATCGATTCATCGTTAAAAGAGATATAGACAATCGTATTGATACCTATCTGCGTAGCGTTAGAGAATCTGAAGGACGAACTATTTCTCGTCAAGAAGCCGCCAAAGCTGGAGTAATCCAACAGATTCTTCAATCCGTCGCTAGTGAAACAGCTTTATTGGCCTTTGCTGATAAAGAAAAAATATCTGCAAGTCGGTATGCTGTAACAGACATGGTTGTGAATGCTCCTCGTTTTAAAAATGCTGTGACCGGTGAATTTGATGATGCTTCATTTAAAGATTTCGCTAGATTGCAAGGGTTAAGCGTTCGTCAGTTGGAGACAAACTTAAAAGAAAGCTTCACGAGAGAGTATATCGCCGATGCAGTTTCAACTGGTGTAAACACACCCGATGCTCTTGGTAAGGTATGGATAACGTCGCAATCTGAACAACGAGAATTTTCTTATGTGAAAATTCCCAATGACGTTTCAGATGAAGGAATACTTCCTACTGATGAAGAAGTCGCTGCATTTTATGAAGAAAACAAAACTGCTTTCACTCAACCAAAGCGAAAAGCACTATCTATTCTTTCTATTTCGCCAATTGATTTTATAGGCAGCGTAGAAATTCCGGAAACAGTATTAAAAGATGAATACGATCTGAGAATTAAAGAATTTTCGTCACCTGAGTCTAGGGAGATAAAAGAATTTAGTTCCAGTGACCGACGTCTCGTTCAGCAAGCTGTTGATGAAATAGGTGCTGGTGGTGATGTTGAAACCGTTCTTTCTAGCCTGCCAGATTTAGTAGTCACGACGAAAATTGTAACAAGAGATCAAATTTCCGACGAAGAATATGCTAAAACAGCCTTCATTGTTCCAGAAGATACACATTTTGGCGTATTCGAACTTGGAGAAGGAAATTGGACTGGAGCATATGTCGACACCATCTATCCAGGGACTCCTAAACCATTCGAAACAGTTTCTGACCAGATTTTTACCGAGCTAGCTACAGTAGCAGCAGAGCAGATATTTGAACGCAAACAAGAAGAAATGTTTGATTTCGTCGGCGGAGGTTTTAACCTAGAAGAAGCAGCTGACGCATTAGGTGTTCCTCTCATGAAATATAGTGCCATTGATGCACAAGGACGTACAGAAGAGGGTCATTTATTGGGCGGTATTGTGTTTCGTCCAGATGCTATGGAAACTATACAAAGCCTAGATTTTGAAGACGAAATGAGTGAAATCTTAGATGATGCAAACAACGGCATTTATGTCATTCGCCTAGATACCGTTGAGGAAGGTTTCATACCTGAACTTGCTGATGTTAAATCATTGGCCACAGAAAGCTATAAAATATACCAAGCGTCTCAAGCTTCTGAAAAACTAGCAAACGACCTTCTAGATCGTGCTAAGGCACTTGATGATCTTTCAGAAGCAGCATCTGAATTAGGCCTAGACTATGTAAAGCCTGAACAGAATCTCAATCGTCGGGAAGCTCCAGAAGGCGTCACGCGCTCTATGGCCTATCAACTGCTTGGTGCGAAAGCGGGTGATTATGTAGTTGCGTCAGAACAGGATGGCTCGAAAACAGTCCTTCATCTTGAAAATGTCTCTAATTTAGAGCCTGAAATGTTGGAAACGCTCGCCTCTTCAGGCAAAAGAGCTGTGTCAGAGAGCCTAGAAGCTGACATTCAAAGAGCATTTGTAGAAGCGGTCATGGAAGACGCCAAAATTGAAGTTAATAATAATGCAGTGTCAGAATATATCCAATCCATGGCCAGTCCCCAATGA
- a CDS encoding anthranilate synthase component II, whose translation MIRGSLSRSKPNILVIDNYDSFTWNLVHYLEELGGKTDVVRNDKFSVQELLDKRPDGVILSPGPKTPQDAGVCIELLQTAPDDLPIFGVCLGHQAIGEAFGGKVISAKTILHGKTSAVTHAGGSMFKGIPKMFGAVRYHSLAVKREALPNVLKIEAETDDGEIMALSHATRPLYGVQFHPESIGSEHGHTLLSNFLNLTR comes from the coding sequence ATGATCAGAGGTTCTCTTTCACGGTCTAAACCCAATATTTTAGTGATAGATAATTACGATAGTTTTACGTGGAATCTAGTGCACTATCTTGAAGAATTAGGTGGGAAGACAGACGTCGTCCGCAATGATAAATTTTCAGTACAAGAACTTTTAGACAAACGTCCAGATGGCGTAATTCTGTCTCCAGGCCCCAAAACACCTCAAGATGCTGGTGTTTGTATAGAGCTCCTTCAAACAGCTCCTGACGATCTCCCGATTTTTGGTGTTTGCCTTGGCCACCAAGCAATTGGAGAGGCCTTTGGCGGAAAAGTTATTTCAGCTAAAACTATTCTCCACGGTAAGACATCGGCGGTCACACATGCTGGTGGAAGTATGTTTAAAGGCATCCCGAAGATGTTTGGAGCCGTTAGATACCACTCACTCGCCGTAAAACGTGAAGCCTTGCCAAATGTTTTGAAAATCGAAGCAGAGACGGACGATGGAGAAATCATGGCACTTTCCCATGCCACACGTCCTTTGTATGGTGTTCAATTCCACCCTGAATCCATAGGCTCAGAACACGGCCACACTCTTTTGAGTAATTTTTTAAATCTCACGCGATAG
- the tpiA gene encoding triose-phosphate isomerase — protein sequence MSNAKPLFVGNWKMNGFRANLTEILNVEESIAKTPFHGDVVICPPATLAALAVDALKKSVIQIGGQDCHAEEAGAFTGDISAEKWKDLGAGYVIVGHSERRAYYQEDNKAVKAKSKAVLRAGLVPIICIGESLEERKAGKTLEIISAQIDGCIPDEAQSAPIAVGYEPVWAIGSGLTPTLEEISEAHKVIREALHKKIGDKADLTPIVYGGSLKPSNAKEILAILGVDGGLVGGASLKAVDFLEIIRACDQ from the coding sequence ATGAGCAATGCAAAACCCCTCTTTGTAGGGAATTGGAAAATGAACGGTTTTAGGGCGAACCTTACAGAAATTTTGAATGTAGAGGAAAGTATAGCAAAAACACCTTTTCATGGGGATGTGGTCATCTGTCCTCCCGCAACTCTAGCAGCGTTAGCGGTGGACGCTTTAAAGAAAAGTGTCATTCAAATCGGAGGTCAGGATTGCCACGCAGAAGAAGCGGGTGCCTTTACCGGTGATATTAGTGCAGAAAAATGGAAAGACCTTGGGGCCGGCTATGTTATCGTTGGTCACTCCGAAAGGCGCGCTTATTATCAGGAAGATAATAAAGCTGTAAAAGCTAAATCTAAAGCTGTTCTAAGAGCGGGGCTTGTTCCAATTATCTGCATTGGCGAAAGTCTGGAAGAACGAAAAGCGGGTAAAACACTTGAGATTATTTCCGCCCAAATAGATGGTTGCATACCTGACGAAGCTCAAAGTGCTCCTATTGCTGTAGGATATGAACCAGTATGGGCGATTGGCAGTGGCCTAACACCTACACTTGAAGAAATTTCCGAAGCTCACAAAGTGATTCGCGAAGCATTACATAAGAAAATTGGTGACAAAGCAGACCTAACCCCTATCGTTTATGGGGGCTCATTAAAGCCTTCTAACGCTAAGGAAATACTGGCTATCCTAGGAGTAGACGGTGGTCTGGTAGGAGGCGCGAGTTTAAAAGCAGTAGATTTCCTTGAGATAATTCGAGCCTGCGACCAGTAA